GATTCATCTACGCTAATTCCATTAAGAATATGCATCTTATAAGATGCCATAATAAAAGAAATGTTTAATATGGAAATCCCTAAGATTGACACAAACCCAACTATTGCAGATAAGCTTATTGGATAACCAGTAGCAAACAAGCTTAATGACCCTCCAAAGAATGCAAAAAGTATGCCCAGCATTGAAATCAGTGTATTTCTGATTGATCGATTTACTATATAAAGGAAAATAAATAATGCAAATACTGCTACTAATCCTGAAATAACTAATCTATGCAGAGCTTCTACTAAGCTTTTAAACTGTCCTGCCCATTCTATAAAGTACCCTTCTGGTAGTTTTATATCTTGTACTTTTTCTTGTGCTTTTGCTACTGTACCTGCCAAGTCCCCGGAGATAACGCTAAACTTAATCGGTATGTATCTTTTGTAGTTTTCTCTATAAATGAAAGAAGCTCCGGTATCAAATTTAATATTAGCTACAGAAGAAAGTTTTACATAAGATCCATTAGGAAGAGCTACCGGAATATCTCCAATGTTGGAAACATTCTGTCTTATCTGTTCGGGTAGGACCACAATTAAAGAAAATCTTTTATCTCCTTCTATAACTTGGGTTGCTTCTTTTCCTCCAAGAGCTGCAGAAACAGTATCCATTAACTCTTCAACGGACAAACCATATAAAGCTAATTTTTCTCTATCTGCTTCTATTACTAAGTTTGGCTGACCTATCTCTCTGAAAATACCGACATCTACTATGCCAGGTATAGTAGCAATTCTTTTTTCAACTTCCTCAGCTAAGCTTTCTAACTTATATAGATCATCTCCAAAAATCTTGACGGCATTCTCACCTTTTACACCGGTTAAAACTTCCTCTAAGTTATCCTCTATATATTGAGACACGTTTATATCTGCGTTTGGAAACAAATTTTTTAAATCTCTTCTGATGGCATTTTCAAGCTCTTCCTTGGTATGGAAATTTTTCCATTCATCGTATGGCTTTAAGTCTATGAAATATTCTGAGTTAAAAGGTCCCGTTGGGTCAGTTCCATCTTCTGGTCTTCCAACTTGGAACTCTATTGTCTTAATCTCCGGATATTTAATTAAAGTATCTCTAACTTTTTTTGCATTCTCATAAGTTTGAGACAGTGAAATTGAGTATGGAAAGATTATGCGAATGTATATATTACCTTCATCCATCTTTGGTATAAATTGAATTCCAAGGTTTTTTATTAGCAGTAGAGTAATAACTGTTATGATTATAAGCACCAAACTAATGGTTTTGATTTTGACTTTTATCAAACCCTGTAATAATTTTTCGTAGAAATGTTCTAAAATAGCTACAAATTTAGTTTCGTGCTTTGGAGATTTTATAAATAAGACTAATGCTGCTATTAAAAATGTAAATGTAAGGAAAATAACCGCTGTTATGGCATATAGGTAAGTTTTAACCATTGGAGAGAATATGCGTTTTTCTGCACCTTCCATTAAAAATACAGGAATAAATGATATGCCAATTATAGCTATTGATAAAAGCAAAAACTTACCAACGTCATCTGTTGCGCTCATCAAAGCCCTTCTTCCTACACCAAACTTTGTAGAGTTTGCAAGATAGCTTTCTACAAATAATAGAGAAATATCAGCCAAGATACCAAAGTCTATTGCTGCAATAGATAGAAAGTTAGCAGATTCACCTCTTATAGCCATAACTCCAAGGGCTATTATCAAAGACATAGGCACGATTGCAGAAACTAAGAACGCAGTTCTTAAATCTCCAAGAAAAATAAAAACAGACAGAAATACTAAAGCAATTCCTACCAAAGCAATCTCTGCCACTTTATGGACTACTGTATCGATCAATTTACCTCTTTCGTAAATAGGAACAATTTTTACATCTTTTGGAAGAATATGCCGATTCAATTCTTGAATTTTTTCTCTAATAGACTTTATAGAAGGTATGCTTTTAGCATCTCTTCTTAAAACTACTACCCCCATAACTATATCGTTATAGTTGTTTAGTCCAACTATACCGGTTCTTGGAATATTTCCGACCTTAACTTCTGCTATATTCTTCACAAGAATAGGTGTATTGTTTTTATAAGCAACAACAATATTTCCTATATCATCTAAGTTTTTTATAAGACCAACTCCTCTTATGAGAAAGTATTGAGAGCCAAAATCTATTGCCCTTCCGCCAGAGTTTACGTTAGAGTTAGATATTGCTTGAACTATATCAGATAAAGAAACATTGTATTTAATCAAATTTTCCGGTTTAACTTCGACAGTGTATGCTTTTATAAAACCACCATAGCTTGCTACATCTTCTACACCTTCAGCAGTTTTAAGGTATCTTGCAACTGTCCAATCCTGAATGGTTCTAAGGTCAATAAGATTTTTATTTCCTATAACTGCATATCTTAAAACTTCACCGATTGGGTTTGGAATTATACTTGGAGAGACTCCCGGCGGTAAATCTGCGTTTGCAAGCCTGTTTATTACCTCTTGTCTTGCTTCTCTATAAGTAACATCATAAGAAAACGAGCATTTAATATCAGATAAACCATATAAAGAAATAGTATTTATTCTTTTTAGTCCTCTCATTCCGGCTAAGGATATTTCTAATGGAATTGTTACTTGTCTTTCTATCTCTTCCGCTGATTTGCCGGGATATATAGTCACAATCTCTATAACGGGTGGAGACGGGTCCGGAAATGCTTCAATGTTTAAATTTTTTACAAAGAATAATGATACAGTTGTAATTATAAAGCCAAAAATAAAGAATATTAAAGCATTATCAGCTACAAAGTTTACCCATTTTTTCACGTATGTTCCTCCAACAAAGGGTCAACAACAACCTTTTCACCTTGATTTAAACCGTCAACGGATACTTTGTTATTTTCAAGTTCTTTGATAAATTTAACCTCTTTTTTGATTAGCTTTCCATTTTCTTCTACATAGACGTAAAATTTACCATCTTTGTATATCAATGCTTTTTGCGGGATAACTGCATGGGTCTGTTTGCCTGTGTATATTCTTATATTGAAAAACATATTTATTTTTAGTGCTTCTTTTTCTTTTGGTTCTATAAATACTTTAATTTTTTTAGTATCCGGGTCTACAACGTCGCTTATGTATTTAACAACTCCTTGAAATTTTTTATCCTGGAATAAATCAATAGAAAAATCAACATCGTCACCTTCTTTAAGTTTAAACACGTCTTTATCCTGAACTAATGCAACTACCATTATTTTGTTTGGATTAACTAAGCTTAATATTTCAGTTGTTTGGTCAACAGAATCTCCAACATGACTGTTTATCTGATACACAATTCCATCAATTGGAGAAGTGATAACACTTGAACCAAGAGTTCCACCTAAAAGTTTCATCTTTTCTTCAATGCCTTTCAGCTGTGCTTTTAGTACATTGTAATTTGTTTCAGCATCCATCAACTCTGCTTTTGGAATTGCTCCAACTTCGTACAACTCTTTTTTTAGTTTGTAAATTCTTTCTGCTTGAGACAGTTGAACAGACAAGGCTACTTTCTGTGAGTATAAATCTGTTGTGTCTGGTGCTTTTACAGATGCCAAGACTTGACCTTTTTTAACATAATCTCCAACCTGAACATTGATCGATTGAATTATTCCTGGCAATTTGGAGGTTATTTTTACAGTACCATCTTTATCTGGCTGTACTAACCCTGTTGCTTCAATGTAATCTGGTACTTCTTGATAAACTACTTCCACTGTTTGAATTTGCTTTTTTGTATTTTTTTCATTATCAGAGCTTTTACTTTTTTCATTACAAGAGAATAAAACAAAAGAAGTTAAAACAATCATATAAAGGAAAACCCTGCTTATCATAAGTCTTCTCCTGAAAGTATTTTTAATGATGAATAATTATTTAGAAATTGATAGTATGATTGTAGATAAGCATTCATAAAAGATTTGTAGGTCCGTAGCGTGTCTAAGAAATCAAGGGTAGAAATACCACCTATAGAGTAGGCTTTCTTTGTCCTTTCTAACAAATCATCCATAACTTTCTTTTTTTCTAAGTATGAGTTGTATATTTTTTTGCTAACTTGATAATCTTCATAAGCTTGTGATATCTCTTTTCTTATTCTGTCTTTTTCCTTTGAAAGAGCTACCAACGTTTGTTCTTTCAAAGCTATGGCAGTAATAAGGTCACCTTTTCTTTTATCAAAGGTTGGTAGGTTTAAAGAAAATCCAAAACCTACGCCCGGCTTATACTGAGTTCCAAAGCTGTCATACTCAACACCAAGGCTTACATCCGGTATTGAGTATACTTTAATTAATTTAATCTGATGTTCTACTGAGTTTAACTGTTCTTGAAATGCTTTTATACTCTCTCTTTTTTCTGTTGCTTTTTGAACTAAATCATCAAGATTTGGTTCTTTAGTATCTATATTTACAGATACTGGCTCATAATTTCCATTTAGATAAAATTTAATCTCCTGCAAATCTTTTTTATAAGTACTTTCTGCTTGTAATTTACTGTTTTCCAGCTCATTTTTGTACAACTGGAGCTTCATATAGTCTATTAGACTTAAAAAACCGGCTTTTTGTTTCTTTTCTTGGATTTGAAGCATTTTTTCATAATCATCTAAATCCTGCTTTAAATACTCATAATAACTTTTATCAGACAACGTTTGAAAGTAAACAGATAAGAAGTTTAAAATTACGCTCCTTGTAGTATCTTCTTTTTGATAGTTAACGGATTGTAATTGATAGAAAGCAGATTTGATTCTGTTTTCTCTTTTTCCACCAAGTTCAAAAGGCTGGTCTACTCTTATGGATAACATCGTATTTCCGGTATCGTACACAATGTTCTTACCAAACACAAGACCTGTATAATTTACTGATAAGGTTGGATTTTGATAAAATTTTGTCTGAATATATTGACCTTCGACTTTTTTAACTTCATAAGATGCAATTTTTACATCGTAGTTGTTTTCTTTTATTATCTTGATCGCATCGTTTATAGTTATTTTTTGATTAACATCTTCGGCTAAGCTAAAAGATACATTAAAACCAATACATGCAGTTATTACAGTTATAAATTTTTTCATAGTTATCCTTGTTAATCATTAATTTTAATCAGATAATTATATACAAGCACGAATGATAAAATCATTAAAATTTTTTAATAATACGTCGGGTGAGAAATTTAATAATAGTATGAGATTCTTCGCTTACGCTCAGAATGACGAATAAGGTTATCCTTCCTCTGATGCTTATCATTCAACTTTTCGCTGTCATCCTGAGGACATAAGTCCGAAGGATCCCCTCTTTTATTGTTACTTGAAAGGAAGAGGGTTGAAAAAGGAGATTCTTCGCCGGCTGCAAAATGATGATGTTGATTTTTCCAAGCATTCTCAATTAAGAATGCGTCTTGAAAGAAAGATAAATAAGCAATGTTATGAAATTCATTATCAATTCTAAAAAATATAAGATGAAAATCTGTATAGTGAAATGGTGAGAATTGTTAGCATTTCAGTCTCTCACCTCTCACCTATCACGTTTAAACATTGAATCTGAAATACATAATATCGCCGTCTTTAACAACATACTCTTTTCCTTCTATTCTTACCATTCCAAGCTCTTTTGCTTTTTGCATTGAGCCAATTTTAATATAGTCATCATAATTTATCACTTCTGCCGCAATAAAACCTCTTTCTATGTCTGAGTGAATTTCTCCTGCTGCTTGGGGTGCTTTTGTCCCTCTTTTAATCGTCCATGCTCTTGCTTCTTTTTCTCCTGCTGTAAAGTAAGTAATCAGATCAAGAAGTGCATAGCCTGTTTTAATCATTCTGTTTAATCCTGGTTCTTTTAAGCCAAGGGCGTTTAAAAATTCCTGTCTTTCTTCTTTCGGAAGTTCTATTAATTCTTGCTCAACTTTTCCACATAAAACTACCACTGGTGCATTTTCTTGTTTTGCTTTTTCTTTAAGTTGCTGTAAATATACGTTTCCTTCCCCTTCCGGCAAATCTTCTTCTGGAATGTTTGCAACATACATAAGCGGTTTTATTGTTATTGGATAAAGTGTTTTTGTAAGCCACTGTATCTCTTCTTCTTCAAATTTATCAAGATTTGTTCTAAGTGGTTTTAAATCCTCTAAAATAGCTTTAGCTTTTTCTAAGACTTGAACTTCAAATTTAGCTTCTTTATTTCCTGTTTTTGCAGCTTTCGCTGACCTTTCATATCTTTTTTCTATTGATTGTAAATCTGCTAATATTAGTTCTGTTTCAATTATTTCAGCATCTCTTACAGGATTTACAGAACCTTCTACGTGAATAATATCCGGATCATCAAAACATCTAACGACGTGTGCAATAGCTGATACTTGTCTTATGTTTGCTAAAAATTGATTACCTAAGCCTTCTCCTTTGCTTGCTCCTCTAACAAGACCTGCTATATCTACAAATTCTATCGTTGCAGGAACTATGTTTTTACTTTTTTCCAGCTCTGCAATTTTATAAAGTCTTTCATCAGGAACGTTAACTATTCCAACGTTTGGGTCTATGGTGCAAAATGGATAGTTAGCAACTCCTGCCTTTGCTGTTTCTGTAAGGGCATTAAAAATTGTGGATTTTCCAACATTAGGTAATCCTACTATACCGACATTCATTTTCATTTATCTTCTACCACCTCTTTTTCAAATATTGTTTTTTAAACGGTTAATTAACTTATCTTCATCTAAAAAAAAGTGCAACCTTTCTTTCTTCAGGTATTTCGTATATCAGTTTTAATGTTCCGTCATAAAGTTTCTTTATAAACAAATCAAATTTTTTCCCATCTTTGTATCCTGTTATCCAAATCTCTCTTGATTTATCATGGTAAAAAATCGGATATTCTTCTGAATGTACCAATGTTCCACAAGCTTCTAAAATTTTTTCCATCGTAACCTCGAAGATGCTTTAAAATATCAATTATATCATAGATTAACTAATCTGAAGTTAGTTCTTCTATTCTTGCTATTGATAGATAGACATTCAAAACTTGTTCCAAGATAGACATCTTATAATTTTTGTATTCATTAAAGATAACATAAAAGTTTTGAAAATTACTAACGTTTTGAGCATATTCATTAATTGCTTTTTTTAGACTGTTTTCGTAGTTGATACTAAAATCTTTTAAAATCCTTAACCTCTCTTTAGCAGATAAATAATCTTCATAGTTTATAGATAAAATATATTTTAAATTGATTAGAAGTTCTAATTTTTGTTCTTGTTGAGATATTACAAATAGTTTCTGAGCCAATACTGATTGCTCTTGAGATAATGTTCTCCAAAATGGCAGATAAACATTTAAACCAACGCCCATAGAAAAAGCATTCTTTATATCTTCTTTTGCTTTATAATCTAAAGAAAGTGTAACATCTGGATAATATATTTCTCTTGACAATTTATAAGACAGTCTATCTCTTTCTAATTTATTCTCTAAATTTTTAATCAATGGGCTAGCTGTTTCTACCTTAGAAATAGCTTCATCTATAGAAAAATCTTTATTTTCATTTAAGTCTATTTCAACATCACTAAACTCAGAATTTACAACTGTTTTTAACTCTTGAATCTTTTTATTAAGATTCGAATGATAGTTTATTTTTTCTAAAATGATGTTTGATAATAAGATTTTTAATCTATCTTCATCTCTTGTTCTATTCATTATGTCTTTTAATAAATTTTCAAGACCATTAAGGGTTTTTATTTTCTCTCTATAAAGCCATACATAATAAGCATTTTCTTTTATTTGTCTGACAATCTTATTCTTTTCTAATTTGTATACATAAATTTGTGCTTCGTAGTTTTTTTCTTCTATTTGTTTGTTTATTTTGAGTTTATCATACCATGGCAAATATTGTCTTACAGTGATTTTGCCTCCATCGCTAAAACTTAATGAAAAAGATGGGTTTGGAAGTTTATCTGCAACATGAACCTTACTTTCCAAAACTTTTAATTCTTTTTCTATCTTTTTTAACTGTGGATTATTTTTTAAAGCTAATTCTATAAGCTGGTCTACAGTTTCAGCAAAAGAAAATTTAAAAATGAGCAACAAAGTTAAAAGAAAAATGTTCAACTTCATTAAAAATCTCGTTTTATTTTAAAAGTTTAAATATTTTAATTATCATATTATAAGAATAAAGGAAAAATTTTAAAAATTCAAATCAATGTAAAAGCCTAAAAGATTATATGTAAGAGGTTTAATTACGATTTATTTAAAATAGTTTGATACGTCGCGTGAGAAATTTAATTAAAGTAGGAGATTCTTCGCTTACGCTCAGAATGACGAATAAGATTATCCTTCCTCTGATGCTTATCATTCAACTTTTCGCTGTCATCCTGAGGACATAAGTCCGAAGGATCCCCTTTTCTTTAAAATATTTTAATTTACAGTTTATTTGAACACTTGATATAGATTAAATAATTTAAGAATAATTTTTAAAACCCGGGATTTGAGTCCCGAGTCTATAATTTTAGTTAAACTTTAACGCCTAATTTTTCAGCTTTTTCTTTAGCTTCTTCTATGCCACCAACCATGTAGAATGCTTGCTCTGGTAAGTGGTCCCATTTACCTTCAACAACTTCTTTAAATGACCTGATAGTTTCTTCCTTCTTAACATAAGAACCCGGCTGACCTGTAAACTGTTCTGCAACGTGGAATCTTTGAGCTAAGAATCTTTGTAATCTTCTTGCTCTACCAACGATTGCTTTATCTTCTTCAGAAAGCTCTTCCATGCCAAGGATTGCGATTATTTCTTGTAATTCTTTGTATCTTTGGAGAATTCTTTGAGTTTCTCTTGCTACATAATAATGTTCTTCTCCAATGTATTCTGGAGCTAATGCTCTTGATGTAGATTCAAGCGGGTCAATAGCCGGATAAATTCCAAGCTCTGTTAATCTTCTTTGGAGAACAATAGTAGCATCTAAGTGTGCGAAAATAGATGCTGGAGCTGGGTCTGTGATGTCGTCAGCCGGTACATAAACTGCTTGAATAGAAGTAATAGAACCATTCTTTGTAGAAGCAATTCTTTCTTGAACTTCACCAACGTCGGTGCCAAGAGTTGGCTGATAACCAACCGCAGACGGCAATCTTCCAAGAAGTGTTGAAACTTCCGCACCTGCTTGAACAAATCTAAATATGTTGTCTATAAAAATAAGAACGTCTTGTTTCTCAACATCTCTGAAATATTCAGCCATTGTTAGACCTGTTTGAGCTACCCTAAATCTAACTCCCGGTGGCTCGTTCATCTGACCATATACCATAGCTGTGTATGGTAAAACGCCTGATTCTTTCATCTCCATCCATAGGTCATTTCCTTCCCTTGTTCTTTCACCAACACCAACAACAACAGAGTATCCAGAGTGGAACTTAGCGATATTGTGAATTAATTCCTGCATAAGAACTGTTTTACCAACGCCCGCACCACCGAATAATCCAACTTTACCACCTTTAATTAGTGGAACGAGTAAGTCTATAACTTTAATACCTGTTTCAAACTGTTCAACTTTTGTTGACTGTTCTTCAAAAGAAGGAGCTTCTCTGAATATTGGCCAATACTCTTCTGCGTTAACCGGTCCAGCTTCGTCAATTGGCTGTCCTACAACGTTAAAGATTCTTCCAAGAGATGCCTTTCCTACAGGTACTTTAATAGGAGAACCTAAATCTTCTACTTCAACACCTCTAACAAGACCATCGGTAGGACCATATGCAACTGTTCTTACTCTGTTATCTCCAAGATGTTGAGCAACTTCAAGATATAAATCTTCTACATATTCTTTTCCAGTATCATCAATAGCAGTTCTTTGTACTTTTAATGCGTTTCTTATAGCCGGTAATTCGCCTTCTGTGAATTCAACGTCTACAACCGGTCCAACTATTTGAATAACTTTTCCTTTAGCCATTTATATTCCTCCTTAGTTTTTTACTTAATTGCTTCTGCAGCATTAATAATATCAATAAGTTCAGTAGTGATTGCCTCTTGTCTTGCTTTGTTAAATATAATTGTCCATTTTCTGATTGCTTCGCCTGCGTTTTTCGTAGCATTATCCATCGCAAGCATTCTTGCAGAATGTTCGGCAGTGGATGATTCTACCAAAGCTCTAAATAATTGATAATTTATATATCTTTGTAGTAAGGAGCTTAAAACTTCTTCTTTTGATGGTTCTATGTTGTACACTGATACTTCTTCTAATTTCTTTGAAGAAGCAGTAGATTCAAGTGGTAGTAATTTTCTAATCTTTGTCTCATATGTAGAAGAAGTAATTAGTTCATTATTAATTAGATAAACAGCATCGGATTTTTTGTCTATAAATCTTGATGCAAGAATTCCACCAACTTTTGCAGTGTAAGTTAAATTTACTTGGTCTCTGTAAATATCCTCATAAGCTTCTATTATGTTAAAACCTTTATTTTTGTAAAAATTAACCCCTTTTCTACCAATTAGGAGAAGGCTAACTTCTTTGCCTTCACTTTTTAACCTTTGAATCTCTCTCCAAGCGGTTTTTATAACATTTGAGTTAAATGCACCAGCCAACCCTCTATCTGCCGTTATAATTACCAAATCTACGCTTTTTTCTTCCCTTTTTTCAAGAAGTGGATGAGATTCTCTGTCAATATAAACAGCTAAGTCTTCTATCAACTCATAGAGTTTATTTGAGTATGGTCTTGTTGCGTATAAGAGTGCTTGTGCCTTTCTTAATTTGGCAGCAGAAA
This is a stretch of genomic DNA from Sulfurihydrogenibium sp. YO3AOP1. It encodes these proteins:
- a CDS encoding efflux RND transporter periplasmic adaptor subunit, with translation MISRVFLYMIVLTSFVLFSCNEKSKSSDNEKNTKKQIQTVEVVYQEVPDYIEATGLVQPDKDGTVKITSKLPGIIQSINVQVGDYVKKGQVLASVKAPDTTDLYSQKVALSVQLSQAERIYKLKKELYEVGAIPKAELMDAETNYNVLKAQLKGIEEKMKLLGGTLGSSVITSPIDGIVYQINSHVGDSVDQTTEILSLVNPNKIMVVALVQDKDVFKLKEGDDVDFSIDLFQDKKFQGVVKYISDVVDPDTKKIKVFIEPKEKEALKINMFFNIRIYTGKQTHAVIPQKALIYKDGKFYVYVEENGKLIKKEVKFIKELENNKVSVDGLNQGEKVVVDPLLEEHT
- a CDS encoding F0F1 ATP synthase subunit gamma, translating into MAKLSPRDIKRKINGIKNTQRITKAMKAVSAAKLRKAQALLYATRPYSNKLYELIEDLAVYIDRESHPLLEKREEKSVDLVIITADRGLAGAFNSNVIKTAWREIQRLKSEGKEVSLLLIGRKGVNFYKNKGFNIIEAYEDIYRDQVNLTYTAKVGGILASRFIDKKSDAVYLINNELITSSTYETKIRKLLPLESTASSKKLEEVSVYNIEPSKEEVLSSLLQRYINYQLFRALVESSTAEHSARMLAMDNATKNAGEAIRKWTIIFNKARQEAITTELIDIINAAEAIK
- the atpD gene encoding F0F1 ATP synthase subunit beta, encoding MAKGKVIQIVGPVVDVEFTEGELPAIRNALKVQRTAIDDTGKEYVEDLYLEVAQHLGDNRVRTVAYGPTDGLVRGVEVEDLGSPIKVPVGKASLGRIFNVVGQPIDEAGPVNAEEYWPIFREAPSFEEQSTKVEQFETGIKVIDLLVPLIKGGKVGLFGGAGVGKTVLMQELIHNIAKFHSGYSVVVGVGERTREGNDLWMEMKESGVLPYTAMVYGQMNEPPGVRFRVAQTGLTMAEYFRDVEKQDVLIFIDNIFRFVQAGAEVSTLLGRLPSAVGYQPTLGTDVGEVQERIASTKNGSITSIQAVYVPADDITDPAPASIFAHLDATIVLQRRLTELGIYPAIDPLESTSRALAPEYIGEEHYYVARETQRILQRYKELQEIIAILGMEELSEEDKAIVGRARRLQRFLAQRFHVAEQFTGQPGSYVKKEETIRSFKEVVEGKWDHLPEQAFYMVGGIEEAKEKAEKLGVKV
- a CDS encoding efflux RND transporter permease subunit, which encodes MKKWVNFVADNALIFFIFGFIITTVSLFFVKNLNIEAFPDPSPPVIEIVTIYPGKSAEEIERQVTIPLEISLAGMRGLKRINTISLYGLSDIKCSFSYDVTYREARQEVINRLANADLPPGVSPSIIPNPIGEVLRYAVIGNKNLIDLRTIQDWTVARYLKTAEGVEDVASYGGFIKAYTVEVKPENLIKYNVSLSDIVQAISNSNVNSGGRAIDFGSQYFLIRGVGLIKNLDDIGNIVVAYKNNTPILVKNIAEVKVGNIPRTGIVGLNNYNDIVMGVVVLRRDAKSIPSIKSIREKIQELNRHILPKDVKIVPIYERGKLIDTVVHKVAEIALVGIALVFLSVFIFLGDLRTAFLVSAIVPMSLIIALGVMAIRGESANFLSIAAIDFGILADISLLFVESYLANSTKFGVGRRALMSATDDVGKFLLLSIAIIGISFIPVFLMEGAEKRIFSPMVKTYLYAITAVIFLTFTFLIAALVLFIKSPKHETKFVAILEHFYEKLLQGLIKVKIKTISLVLIIITVITLLLIKNLGIQFIPKMDEGNIYIRIIFPYSISLSQTYENAKKVRDTLIKYPEIKTIEFQVGRPEDGTDPTGPFNSEYFIDLKPYDEWKNFHTKEELENAIRRDLKNLFPNADINVSQYIEDNLEEVLTGVKGENAVKIFGDDLYKLESLAEEVEKRIATIPGIVDVGIFREIGQPNLVIEADREKLALYGLSVEELMDTVSAALGGKEATQVIEGDKRFSLIVVLPEQIRQNVSNIGDIPVALPNGSYVKLSSVANIKFDTGASFIYRENYKRYIPIKFSVISGDLAGTVAKAQEKVQDIKLPEGYFIEWAGQFKSLVEALHRLVISGLVAVFALFIFLYIVNRSIRNTLISMLGILFAFFGGSLSLFATGYPISLSAIVGFVSILGISILNISFIMASYKMHILNGISVDESAKLASKEKFRAVLLSSFTASLGLLPTALSQGIGSQIQKPLAIVVVGGMLISGLLIILIIPPLLKYSEVKEV
- a CDS encoding TolC family protein — encoded protein: MKKFITVITACIGFNVSFSLAEDVNQKITINDAIKIIKENNYDVKIASYEVKKVEGQYIQTKFYQNPTLSVNYTGLVFGKNIVYDTGNTMLSIRVDQPFELGGKRENRIKSAFYQLQSVNYQKEDTTRSVILNFLSVYFQTLSDKSYYEYLKQDLDDYEKMLQIQEKKQKAGFLSLIDYMKLQLYKNELENSKLQAESTYKKDLQEIKFYLNGNYEPVSVNIDTKEPNLDDLVQKATEKRESIKAFQEQLNSVEHQIKLIKVYSIPDVSLGVEYDSFGTQYKPGVGFGFSLNLPTFDKRKGDLITAIALKEQTLVALSKEKDRIRKEISQAYEDYQVSKKIYNSYLEKKKVMDDLLERTKKAYSIGGISTLDFLDTLRTYKSFMNAYLQSYYQFLNNYSSLKILSGEDL
- the ychF gene encoding redox-regulated ATPase YchF, which produces MKMNVGIVGLPNVGKSTIFNALTETAKAGVANYPFCTIDPNVGIVNVPDERLYKIAELEKSKNIVPATIEFVDIAGLVRGASKGEGLGNQFLANIRQVSAIAHVVRCFDDPDIIHVEGSVNPVRDAEIIETELILADLQSIEKRYERSAKAAKTGNKEAKFEVQVLEKAKAILEDLKPLRTNLDKFEEEEIQWLTKTLYPITIKPLMYVANIPEEDLPEGEGNVYLQQLKEKAKQENAPVVVLCGKVEQELIELPKEERQEFLNALGLKEPGLNRMIKTGYALLDLITYFTAGEKEARAWTIKRGTKAPQAAGEIHSDIERGFIAAEVINYDDYIKIGSMQKAKELGMVRIEGKEYVVKDGDIMYFRFNV
- a CDS encoding TolC family protein — translated: MLIFKFSFAETVDQLIELALKNNPQLKKIEKELKVLESKVHVADKLPNPSFSLSFSDGGKITVRQYLPWYDKLKINKQIEEKNYEAQIYVYKLEKNKIVRQIKENAYYVWLYREKIKTLNGLENLLKDIMNRTRDEDRLKILLSNIILEKINYHSNLNKKIQELKTVVNSEFSDVEIDLNENKDFSIDEAISKVETASPLIKNLENKLERDRLSYKLSREIYYPDVTLSLDYKAKEDIKNAFSMGVGLNVYLPFWRTLSQEQSVLAQKLFVISQQEQKLELLINLKYILSINYEDYLSAKERLRILKDFSINYENSLKKAINEYAQNVSNFQNFYVIFNEYKNYKMSILEQVLNVYLSIARIEELTSD